The following is a genomic window from Coregonus clupeaformis isolate EN_2021a unplaced genomic scaffold, ASM2061545v1 scaf0050, whole genome shotgun sequence.
ACAGACATTCAGCCAGTCTTACCTGTTTGGTTGTTGCTGTGTCTGTGGTCAGcgctggtgtgtgtctgtgtgtggggaaGACGGCAGGGCTCAGGATAGACagcctcctcctctctgtggatCTGACAACAGAAAGAGGTCGACAGGCAGTAAAGACAGTGGTTTAGACTCAGACCCATTCATGTGACTACTGTCTCCTCCTGTTCAATACAGGACTATTGTGATGATAAACACCACTATTACAGATACTTCAAACAATAAGACAACCAGTATACTGATACTACTAACTATGGTAGAAAGACTACTTAGTTATATATCTTTACACACAAATCCCAGGCTTATTAACAAAatacattcatatttatttatctTTTGTAAAGGTAAGTGAGAGcgaagcaggagagagaggagagagagggagagagagagagcaagggatggagagagagagacagagagagagaaagagagacagaaagagagacagagagacagagagagagaaagagagacagagagagagaaagagagacagagagagagagagagagagagagacagagagagagaaagagagacagagagagagagagagagagagagggacggagagacagagggatggatggagagagagcgagagagagagagagagagagagagagagagagagcgagagcgagagagaacgaaTTGGCGAGgccactagaacagtctgcagcacccggcctcaccctactagaatctgaagtcaaatgtctactgtttgctgatgatctggtgcttctgtcaccaaccaaggagggcatacagcagcacctagatcttctgcacagattctgtcagacctgggccctgacagtgaatctcagtaaagacaaaaataatggttttcctgtcacgccctgactcaggggacgcttaaatgttgggtcagggtgtgtatattctttgttgtgtgttttctatgttttgatctattatgtatggttctatgttggccggtgtggttcccaatcagaggcagctgtcgctcgttgtctctgattggggtccatacttaggcagcctattggcactagtgggttgtgggatcttgttccgtgtgaggtatcttgtttgtgtaccttggacttcacgtttagtttgttgttttgtctgtgtttatttgtttcaaataaacatgtatgcatatcacgctgtgccttggtccgtcccgtctgtaaaacgaacgtgacagttccaaaaaaggtccagttgccaggaccacaaatacaaattccatctagacaccgttgccctagagcacacaaacaactatacatacctcggcctaaacatcagcgccacaggtaacttccacaaagctgtgaacgatctgagagacaaggcaagaagggccttctacgccatcaaaaggaacataaaatttgacataccaattaggatctggctaaaaatacttgaatcagttatagaacccattgccctttatggttctgaggtctggggtccgctcaccaaccaagaattcacaaaatgggacaaacaccaaattgagactctgcatgcagaattctgcgaaaatatcctcagtgtacaacaaaaaacaccaaataatgcatgcagagcagaattaggccgatacccactaattatcaaaatccagaaaagagccgttaaattctataaccacttaaaaggaagcgattcccaaaccttccataacaaagccatcacctacagagagatgaacctggagaatagtcccctaagcaagctggtcctggggctctgttcacaaacacaaacagaccccacacagccccaggacaacaacacaattagacccaaccaaatcatgagaaaacaaaaagagaattacttgacacattggaaagaattaacaaaaaaacagagcaaactagaatgctatttggccctaaacagagagtacacagtggcagaatacctgaccactgtgactgacccaaacttaaggaaagctttgactatgtacagactcagtgagcatagccttgctattgagaaaggccgccgtaggcagacctggctctcaagagaatacaggctatgtgcacactgcccacaaaatgaggtggaaactgagctgcacttcctaacctcctgccaaatgtatgaccatattagagacacatatttccctcagattacacagatccacaaagaatttgaaaacaaacccaattttgataaactcccttatctactgggtgaaaaaccacagtgtgccatcacagctgcaagatttgtgacctgttgccacaagaaaagggcaaccagtgaaaaacaaacaccattggaaatacaacccatatttatgtttatttattttcccatttgtactttaactatttgcacattgttacaacactgtatatagacataatatgacatttgaaatgtctttattcttttggaacttctgagtgtaatgtttactgttaatatgtattgtttatttcacttttgtttattatctacttcacttgctttggcaatgttaacataagttaagttttcatgccaataaagcccttacatttaaattaaattgagagaaagagagcgagcaagagagggagagagagacagaggaaggggcCACAATCTACGGAGTGGAGCTTGTAGCCCCCTTAAGACACGTTGATCTACGGAGTGGAGCTTGTAGCCCCCTTAAGACACGTTGATCTACGGAGTGGAGCTTGTTGCCCCCTTAAGACACGTTGATCTACGGAGTGGAGCTTGTAGCCTCCTTAAGACACGTTGATCTATGGAGTGGAGCTTGTTGCCCCCTTAAGACACGTTGATCTACGGAGTGGAGCTTGTAGCCCCCTTAAGACACGTTGATCTATGGAGTGGAGCTTGTAGCCCCCTTAAGACACGTTGATCTACGGAGTGGAGCTTGTTGCCCCCTTAAGACACGTTGATCTACGGAGTGGAGCTTGTTGCCCCCTTAAGACACGTTGATCTACGGAGTGGAGCTTGTTGCCCCCTTAAGACGGTGCATAGACCACAGAGACATAAAAGACCGTTGGACACTGCAGCATGTGACAATGAACACTACACCaagctatatacagtacagggtgGCAGTGCACAGTGGCTAGGGGTctgggctggggtatagggctggggtatagggctggggctggggctggggtatagggctggacACTGCAGCATGTGACAATGAACACTACACCaagctatatacagtacatacatccTGATGGACAGGGCATGGACACAGTGGCTAGGGgtctgggctggggctggggctggggtatagggttgGGGTATAAGGCTTGGGTATAGGGCTGAGGTATAGGGCTGAGGTATAGGGCTGAGGTATAGGGCTGAGGCTTGGGTATAGGGCTGAGGTATAGGGCtgaggtatagggctggggtatagggctggggctgaggtatagggctgaggtatagggctggggtatagggctggggtatagggctggggtatagggctgaggtatagggctgaggcttgggtatagggctggggtatagggctgaggtATAGGGCTGAGGTATAGGGCTGAGGTATAGGGCTGAGGCTTGGGTATAGGGCTGAGGTATAGGGCTGAGGTATTGGGCTGAGGTATAGGGCTGAGGTATAGGGCtgaggtatagggctggggtataaggcttgggtatagggctgaggtatagggctgaggtatagggctggggctgagttatagggctggggtataaggcttgggtatagggctgaggtatagggctgaggtatagggctggggctgagttatagggctggggtataagGCTTGGGTATAGGGCTTGGGTATAGGGCtgaggtatagggctggggctggggctgaggctggggctggggtataaggcttgggtatagggctgaggtatagggctggggtataaggcttgggtatagggctgaggtatagggctgaggtatagggctggggctgagttatagggctggggctggggctggggctgaagcTGAAGTGAAAGGCGTGCTGAGTTATGAAGTCACCTGGCTCTGAGTCCATTTCCATCAGACCGGCATGAGCCAAAGGAGGAGAGAGCTGCAGTTCCCACCAAATTCATTcaaccctctcaccctctctgtttctctcactctgtcacagactccatctctctctctctcgctctcgatctcactctctctctctctctatcgctctctcgaAGCACTGAAGGAATGTTCATTGACTAAAACATTGGAGCCTTACTGCCTACAAAGACTGGATCTACTGTCTTCAATAACAGACTTAACTGTCAATTAAACTGTATTCAATGACAGACTTAACTGTCAGTTCTACTGTCTTCAAATACAGACTTAACTGTCAGTTCTATTGTCTTCAATTACAGACTTAACTGTCACTTCTACTGTCTTCAATGACAGACTGTACTGTCAGTTCTACTGTCTTCAATGACAGACTGAACTGTCAGTTCTACTGTCTTCAATGACAGACTGAACTGTCAATTCTACTGTATTTAATGACAGACTGAACTGTCAGTTCTACTGTCTTCAATGATAGACTTAGCCTTAAAGTCCTATGACAGACTGAGCTGTCAGACGAACAATGGCAGACTACATGACAGACTGAGCTGTGGCAATGCCTGTTTCAATCAATATTATAAGAACATCTCTGTCTGTGACAGAACTGATGGCTTCAGCTGTGAAAGAACCAGTCAGAATCAGGTCTCTCCATTGTAATCAGCATGAGGAGAGTTCAGAGGAGAAGAGATCAGGTTACATCTCAGGTCTGTTAACTCTGACACTGCCAACCAGTATAGAACGTGATGCAGGACAACACTGAACCACCACTTCAGAAACAGCACCCCTACAACAGAACCCAGTCCCAGACCACCACAACAGAAACAGGACCCCTACAACAGAACCCAGTCCCAGACCACCACAACAGAAACAGGACCCCTACAACAGAACCCAGTCCCAGACCACCACAACAGAAACAGGACCCCTACAACAGAACCCAGTCCCAGACCACCACAACAGAAACAGGACCCCCTACAACAGAACCCTGTCCCAGACCACCACAACAGAAACAGGACCCCTACAACAGAACCCAGTCCCAGACCACCACAACAGAAACAGGACCCCCACAACAGAACCCAGTCCCAGACCACCACAACAGAAACAGTACCCCTACAACAGAACCCAGTCCCAGACCACCACAGCAGAAACAGGACCCCCACAACAGAACCCAGTCCCAGACCACCACAACAGAAACAGCACCCCTACAACAGAGCCCTGTCCCAGACCACCACAACAGAAACAGGACCCCTACAACAGAACCCTGTCCCAGACCACCACAACAGAAACAGGACCCCTACAACAGAACCCAGTCCCAGACCACCACAACAGAAACAGGACCCCTACAACAGAACCCAGTCCCAGACCACGACAACAGAAACAGGACCCCTACAACAGAACCCAGTCCCAGACCCCCACAACAGAAACAGGACCCCTACAACAGAACCCAGTCCCAGACCACCACAACAGAAACATGACTACAGCAGCTAGTCTCATCACCATGTTGTCAACTACAGCAGCTAGTCTCATCACCATGTTGTTAACTACAGAAGCTAgtctcatcaccatcaccatgtTATTAACTACAGCAGCTAGTCTCATCACCATGTTGTTGACTACAGCAGCTAGTCTCATCACCATGTTGTTGACTACAGCAGCTAGTCTCATCACCATGTTGTTGACTACAGCAGCTAGTCTCATCACCATGTTGTTAACTACAGCAGCTAGTCTTATCACTATAACCATGTTGTCAACTACAACCACTTACATAAACAACACAGCAAACGATCCATAGAAAACACTACAGGGACTACAACACTACAGGGACCACAACCACTACAGGGACCACAACCACTACAGGGACCACAACCACTACAGGGACTACAACCACTACAGGGACTACAACCACTACAGGGACTACAACCACTACAGGGACATCAACCACTACAGGGACTACGCACACTACAGGGACTACAACCACTACAGGGACTACAACCACTACAGGGACTACAACCACTAAAGGGACTACAACCACTAAAGGGACTACAACCACTAAAGGGACTACAACCACTACAGGGACTACAACCACTACAGGGACTACAACCACTACAGGGACCACAACCACTACAGGGACTACAACCACTACAGGGACTACAGCCACTACAGGGACTACAACCACTAAATCTATCTTTTATGGATTTTTAACGATAACAGATAACTTTTTCAACTCATGCATTTTTTCCTGTAGTAATAAAATGAAGTAACAATGTTGAGAACTGAACAATATTCATATGGACATTATTTCCTTGGAGCATTACAGAACTTACCCAGCATTTAGCCTAGCTACGCGGTAAAGACCTGTACAGCGTATGTATATATGGTTCATATGAATGCAGAGCTTTTTGTGATGCTGCCAACCCTACAGCAAAGACTCAAATCCATACCTTTATTAAAACAACATCCTCCACTCTTTCCCCCTTGGCACATAAACTGTACCTCCTCTCGTGTCGCTCGTACATCTTTCCCTCAAACTGAGGTGGTATAGCACAGAACAAAGGGTCCAACACTAATCTAACACATCTGTGTGGTGAACCGACGACCAACGCCTATCATAGGCCctgcctctcagtctctctctctctgtgtgtgtgtgtgtgtcacagcaaACAGCGTGATAACAGTAACACAACGCGCCCAGactcagacccagacccagaccagatccagtccagacccagacccagaccagccccagccccagacccagaccagacccagcccaGACCCATCCCaaaccagacccagacccagcccAGACCCAGCCCAGACACATCCCcagcccagacccagacccagcccAGACCCAGCCCagacccagcccagcccagacccagcccagacccagacccagcccAGACCCATCCCcagcccagaccagacccagcccaGGCCCAGCCAGCCGGGTGACAGTAACAGCCAGGACTCTCTGTAATGggatgtatttctgtctgtaatggcCGTACAGTGTCATTATTAACGTAATTACCACACACTTCCTCCTTCCAGCATATCTCACAGCCCAAAGACTAAGCTCGTCCCTAGCCGATGGAAACTTGTTTTTAACCAGCACAGAATattttataactgactttttccgacataacataggtacagcagatccccttattgtatgggacactttaaaatgtgcctttagaggccatgcaattcaatactcatctctaaaacaaaagcaattaaGCTCAAAAGAGTTCATTAAACAAAGGAAATAGATAGAtagtacagatagatagcaataaatactgtaccatagaggcacagaatacgTTAGAGGTCAAACAAAacgaaatggaggaacttattcaagaaagattaagtgtaatatattataaaaaataaagcaaattactttataatcttcaacatagaaattctaccaaaaataatttactgtaacttattacaaatgacggagtcatccatgattcaccaaacaatatttaGAAAGACGAAGcaaaagtactttaagcatatgttttcttttcagtcacctccatctctactaaccgaagttaattgtaaggaatatttttctattaataatgtaaaattaacagctgtacagaaagactcatgtgaagccgaattacagaggaggaatttAGTGATGCAATTTAAgtctttaagtccgggaaaactccagggttgaggtatgccaaaccttttttgatatactcagaggactgttattagcatgttttaaccactcgtatgtaaatggtagattatcagatactcaacaagaaggtctgatttcattagtactgaaacaggacccaagtggtaaatataaagatccagtcccattaaaaaattggaggccccttatacttcattgttgtgatgcaaaaattagagcaaaatgtatagcacatagaattaaaaaggtattgtcggacattattcattctaatcagacaggttttttaacatggaagatacattggagataatataaggcaagtactggaaacaatagaacactatgaaaaatatgggaaaccaggcctgctattcatagctgactttgaaaatgcttttgataaagtacgactagaatttatatataaatttcaatatatttcaattttggagaatctcttatacaataagttaaagttatgtatagtaaccctaggtgtaaaatagtaaataatgcctacttctcagaaagtattaaactgtcaagaggagtgaaacaaggttgtccaatatcggcatatctatttattatggccatcaaaatgttagctattaaaatcagatccaacaataatatcaagggattagaaatccagggcttaaaaacaaacgtgtcattgtacgctgatgattcacgTTTTCATTTAAATCCACCATTTGGATCcgtccacagcctcatagaggatctagataatttttctaacctctgcggattacaaccaaattatgataagtgtactatattaataaataaaaaatacaacttttatatTAAGTGTCCATATCCTGAAAGAAAgagattccatggcacatggtttatgaactgatacacaaaacgacaccggaatcaaaacttagagtttttcaatttaaattgtaTGAGTCTTTCTCTACATACCCAACCCGTATGAGTCTTTCTCTACATACCCAACCTGTATGAGTCTTTCTCTACATACCCAACCTGTATGAGTCTTTCTCTACATACCCAACCTGTATGAGTCTTTCTCTACATACCCAACCTGTATGAGTCTTTCTCTACATACCCAACCTGTATGAGTCTTTCTCTACATACCCAACCTGTATGAGTCTTTCTCTTCATACCCAACCTGTATGAGTCTTTCTCTACATACCCAACCTGTATGAGTCTTTCTCTACATACCCAACCTGTATGAGTCTTTCTCTACATACCCAACCTGTATGAGTCTTTCTCTACATACCCAACCTGTATGAGTCGTTCTCTACATACCCAACCTGTATGAGTCTTTCTCTACATACCCAACCTGTATGAGTCTTTCTCTACATACCCAACCTGTATGAGTCTTCCTCTACATACCCAACCTGTATGAGTCTTTCTCTACATACCCAACCTGTATGAGTCTTCCTCTACATCCCCAACCTGTATGAGTACTTCTCTACATACCCAACCTGTGTATGTATGTGAGTCTTTCAGAGGGGTTGTGATTCAGTAATACACTACTGAACACAGGTCAGGTAGTGAATGGTGAGCAGGAAAGAATAGTTTGTCCCACAGGAAGAGGGTATTGTAATAGTAGACATATCCTGTATTCCAGTAGGAACGTCAAGAGACCCCACTCTACAGCCAGCGGTGGACAGGCACATCACCATCACTTCCTAGTTTGTCTACCACTCTGCCCAGAGTGGCTGAAAATACACTTTGGTGATAAAATGTTACTTCCTtgttttataaaatacattttaccaagacaaatatgattgtCCATGTTCTGAACCGTTCAGTGGGGTCTTTAACATATCATTAACAGTATATCCCAAACCTACTACCTCCGATAATAAGCACCGAGCTTTGTCAGAGCGGTGAAGCTTTCTCGCTCCAACTTTTGAGGATTTGACATGTTGTGGTGGTCGTCTTCAAAGAAGTTTACACGGGTCTCAAAAAGCAAAATGAGCATTACACGAGCTGAATTcaatgtaaaaggctttgaaaataaaaagcttcCGGTATGCTCAGTGATCcattgacatttcacagagatacaCTTGTACTTGTGAGAAAACTGTGAGAATTTTGCATCAATAATGAAAAGCGTAAcactaaaatatgaaaatactaaaTGTCATGTCTCAAAATTGATATCTACCTTACCtttatattgttttatgtcctgcgGATTGGAGAAGAAAGATGAGTTCAACAGGAAAGGGAGCCTGTCAGGAAGCCCTCATCCTTGCACAGCATTCAGCCTAGCTGACATAATGCTGCAcaagtttcctttattttggaacACTTCtttctctggcctccattgatttagtcaccctaatgTTGGCCATGctacaagggtaaaaactccaataactTTAAACAGCTTCTGATAGAGACATTAGGTTTGGACCTTTTCTCagaggattatctacacaattaacataCTATGGGAAACATATTGTATGGGTTGAACATGAGGTCATCAGAAACGACCCCTCAGTGTCTTACAGTGAAAAGGGTGGTTGGGGAGATATATTCATACTGACCGTAGACGGATCCTCTGTTGATTGATATTCCTGACGGTCTACCAGGGTTGATTGATCTTCCTGACGGTCTACCAGGGTTGATTGATCTTCCTGACGGTCTACCAGGGTTGATTGATCTTCCTGACGGTCTACTAGGGTTGATTGATCTTCCTGACGGTCTACCAGGGTTGATTGATCTTCCTGACGGTCTACCAGGGTTGATTGATCTTCCTGACAGTCTACCAGGGTTGATTGATCTTCCTGACAGTCTACCAGGGTTGATTGATCTTCCTGACAGTCTACCAGGGTTGATTGATCTTCCTGACGGTCTACCAGGGTTGATTGATCTTCCTGACAGTCTACCAGGGTTGATTGATCTTCCTGACAGTCTACCAGGGTTGATTGATCTTCCTGACGGTCTACCAGGGTTGATTGATCTTCCTGACAGTCTACCAGGTCttctgctgccgctgctgctggaACATCCTGGGCTGCAGGACAATACCACACACAACCAAtcagaacacaacacaccacacacaaccaatcagaacacaacacactgaacacacacaaccaatcagaacacaacacactgaacacacacaaccaatcagaacacaacacactgaacacacacaaccaATCAGAACACAACACACCCCACACAACCAAtcagaacacaacacaccacacacaaccaatcagaacacaacacacaaccaatcagaacacaacacactgaacacacacaaccaatcagaacacaacacacaaccaaTTAGAACACAAAGCTCACAGAACCAATCAGAACACAAAGCTCACAGAACCaatcagaacacaacacacacaaccaatcagaacacaacacactgaacacacacaatcaatcagaacacaacacaccacCCACAACCAAtcagaacacaacacaccaccaatcagaacacaacacactgaacacacacaaccaatcagaacacaacacacacaaccaattagaacacaacacaatacacagAACCAATCAGAAGACAACCAGTCAGATATACTATAGCGTATATCTACTGCTGACTACCTGATCACAACACAAGGTCCTGTCTCTAGTTAGAGTTACAATATGAGGTTGGATAAGGTCCTGTCTCTAGTTAGTTACAATATGAGGTTGGATAAGGTCCTGTCTCTAGTTAGAGTTACAATATGAGGTTGGATAAGGTCCTGTCTCTAGTTAGAGTTACAATATGAGGTTGGATAAGGTCCTGTCTCTAGTTAGAGTTACAATATGAGGTTGGATAAGGTCCTGTCTCTAGTTAGAGTTACAATATGAGGTTGGATAAGGTCCTGTCTCTAGTTAGTTACAATATGAGGATGGATAAGGTCCTGTCTCTAGTTAGAGTTACAATATGAGGTTGGATAAGGTCCTGTCTCTAGTTAGAGTTACAATATGAGGTTGGATAAGGTCCTGTCTCTAGTTAGAGTTACAATATGAGGTTGGATAAGGTCCTGTCTCTAGTTAGAGTTACAATATGAGGTTGGATAAGGTCCTGTCTCTAGTTAGAGTTACAATATGAGGTTGGATAAGGTCCTGTCTCTAGTTAGAGTTACAATATGAGGTTGGATAAGGTCCTGTCTCTAGTTAGAGTTACAATATGAGGTTGGATAAGGTCCTGTCTCTAGTTAGAGTTACAATATGAGGTTGGATAAGGTCCTGTCTCTAGTTAGAGTTACAATATGAGGTTGGATAAGGTCCTGTCTCTAGTTAGAGTTACAATATGAGGTTGGATAAGGTCCTGTCTCTAGTTAGTTACAATATGAGGATGGATAAGGTCCTGTCTCTAGTTAGAGTTACAATATGAGGTTGGATAAGGTCCTGTCTCTAGTTAGAGTTACAATATGAGGTTGGATAAGGTCCTGTCTCTAGTTAGTTACAATATGAGGATGGATAAGGTCCTGTCTCTAGTTAGAGTTACAATATGAGGTTGGATAAGGTCCTGTCTCTAGTTAGAGTTACAATATGAGGTTGGATAAGGTCCTGTCTCTAGTTAGAGTTACAATATGAGGTTGGATAAGGTCCTGTCTCTAGTTAGAGTTACAATATGAGGTTGGATAAGGTCCTGTCTCTAGTTAGAGTTACAATATGAGGTTGGATAAGGTCCTGTCTCTAGTTAGTTACAATATGAGGTTGGATAAGGTCCTGTCTCTAGTTAGAGTTACAATATGAGGATGGATAAGGTCCTGTCTCTAGTTAGAGTTACAATATGAGGTTGGATAAGGTCCTGTCTCTAGTTAGAGTTACAATATGAGGTTGGATAAGGTCCTGTCTCTAGTTAGAGTTACAATATGAGGTTGGATAAGGTCCTGTCTCTAGTTAGAGTTACAATATGAGGTTGGATAAGGTCCTGTCTCTAGTTAGAGTTACAATATGAGGTTGGATAAGGTCCTGTCTCTAGTTAGTTACAATATGAGGTTGGATTAGGTCCTGTCTCTAGTTAGTTACAATATGAGGATGGATAAGGTCCTGTCTCTAGTTAGTTACAATATGAGGTTGGATAAGGTCCTGTCTCTAGTTAGAGTTACAATATGAGGATGGATAAGGTCCTGTCTCTAGTTAGTTACAATATGAGGATGGATAAGGTCCTGTCTCTAGTTAGTTACAATATGAGGTTGGATAAGGTCCTGTCTCTAGTTAGAGTTACAATATGAGGTTGGATAAGGTCCTGTCTCTAGTTAGAGTTACAATATGAGGTTGGATAAGGTCCTGTCTCTAGTTAGAGTTACAATATGAGGTTGGATAAGGTCCTGTCTCTAGTTAGAGTTACAAT
Proteins encoded in this region:
- the LOC121559699 gene encoding extensin-like, whose translation is MQDNTEPPLQKQHPYNRTQSQTTTTETGPLQQNPVPDHHNRNRTPTTEPSPRPPQQKQDPYNRTQSQTTTTETGPPTTEPCPRPPQQKQDPYNRTQSQTTTTETGPPQQNPVPDHHNRNSTPTTEPSPRPPQQKQDPHNRTQSQTTTTETAPLQQSPVPDHHNRNRTPTTEPCPRPPQQKQDPYNRTQSQTTTTETGPLQQNPVPDHDNRNRTPTTEPSPRPPQQKQDPYNRTQSQTTTTET